The proteins below are encoded in one region of Nitrospira lenta:
- a CDS encoding NADP-dependent isocitrate dehydrogenase: protein MSTKADKIIYTKTDEAPMFATYSFLPIINAFSKAAGVAVELRDISLAGRIIAVFPEFLTPEQRQPDALAELGELAKQPEANIIKLPNISASLPQLQETIKELQGQGYKLPLYPENPKDDKEKDIKTRYDKVKGSAVNPVLREGNSDRRAPLSVKAHTRKHPHKMGAWSADSKTHVSHMKGGDFFSNEKSMTTAAATDAKIEFVGQDGKTTVLKPKVALQAGEVIDATFMSVKALRTFLEEQIQDAAKQGVLFSLHMKATMMKVSDPKIFGHAVTVYYKDVFAKHGETLKKLGVDPDNGLGDLYTKIKALPEDLRKAIEADIQAVYKQRPPMAMVNSDKGITNLHVPSDIIIDASMPPVIRDSGRMWGPDGKAADAKCVIPDASYAPVYREVIDFCKKHGALDPKTMGSVPNVGLMAQAAEEYGSHDKTFKAPGNGTIRVVDASGKTLLEHQVEEGDIWRMCQVKDAPIRDWVKLAVTRARASGAPAIFWLNKDRAHDAQLIAKVNQYLKDHDTNGLDIRIMTPADATRLSLERIKEGKDTISVTGNVLRDYLTDLFPILEIGTSAKMLSIVPLLNGGGLFETGAGGSAPKHVQQFQEEGYLRWDSLGEFLALAASLEHLAKVANNPAAKMLADTLDQANAKFLESNKSPARKVGEIDNRGSHFYLALYWAQALAQQTQDKNLAARFVKVAKEMADNEAKIAGELIAAQGKPVDTGGYYHPDDAKAAKAMRPSTTLNAIIDAIA, encoded by the coding sequence ATGAGCACGAAAGCCGACAAAATTATCTACACGAAGACCGATGAAGCGCCGATGTTTGCGACGTATTCGTTCTTGCCGATCATCAATGCCTTCAGCAAGGCGGCGGGGGTGGCGGTCGAATTGCGGGATATCTCGCTGGCCGGCCGAATCATCGCGGTGTTCCCGGAGTTTCTGACGCCGGAGCAACGGCAGCCGGATGCGCTGGCTGAATTGGGCGAACTGGCGAAGCAGCCGGAAGCCAATATCATCAAGTTGCCGAATATCAGCGCCTCGCTTCCCCAGTTGCAGGAGACGATCAAGGAGTTGCAGGGCCAAGGCTATAAGCTCCCGCTGTATCCTGAGAATCCGAAGGATGACAAGGAAAAAGACATCAAGACGCGCTACGATAAAGTCAAAGGCAGCGCAGTCAATCCGGTGTTGCGCGAAGGCAACTCCGACCGCCGTGCGCCGCTTTCAGTGAAGGCTCATACCAGAAAGCATCCTCATAAGATGGGTGCCTGGAGCGCGGACTCCAAGACGCATGTCAGCCACATGAAGGGCGGCGACTTTTTCTCGAACGAGAAGTCGATGACGACGGCGGCGGCGACGGATGCCAAGATCGAATTCGTGGGCCAGGACGGCAAGACCACCGTGCTGAAGCCGAAAGTGGCGCTGCAAGCCGGTGAAGTGATCGACGCGACTTTTATGAGCGTCAAGGCTTTGCGCACGTTCCTCGAAGAACAGATTCAAGACGCGGCCAAGCAGGGAGTACTGTTCTCGCTCCACATGAAGGCCACCATGATGAAGGTCTCGGATCCCAAGATCTTCGGTCATGCCGTGACGGTCTATTACAAGGATGTGTTCGCGAAGCACGGCGAGACGCTGAAGAAGCTGGGCGTCGATCCGGACAACGGTCTTGGCGATCTCTATACCAAGATCAAGGCCTTGCCGGAGGATCTGCGTAAAGCAATCGAAGCCGACATCCAGGCGGTGTATAAGCAGCGGCCTCCGATGGCGATGGTGAACTCTGACAAGGGCATCACCAATCTGCACGTGCCCAGCGATATTATCATCGATGCCTCCATGCCGCCGGTCATTCGCGACAGCGGCCGGATGTGGGGGCCTGACGGCAAAGCGGCGGACGCGAAGTGCGTCATCCCGGATGCCAGCTACGCGCCGGTGTATCGCGAAGTCATCGATTTCTGCAAGAAACACGGTGCGCTCGACCCGAAGACGATGGGCAGCGTGCCCAACGTTGGCCTGATGGCGCAAGCGGCCGAGGAGTACGGTTCGCATGACAAGACCTTCAAGGCGCCGGGCAACGGCACAATCCGCGTGGTGGATGCCTCCGGGAAAACATTACTGGAGCACCAGGTTGAAGAAGGTGATATCTGGCGCATGTGCCAGGTGAAGGATGCGCCGATTCGGGACTGGGTCAAGCTGGCAGTGACGCGCGCGCGCGCGTCCGGAGCCCCGGCCATTTTCTGGTTGAACAAGGATCGGGCGCACGATGCGCAATTGATCGCGAAGGTGAATCAGTATTTGAAAGATCACGATACGAACGGGCTCGACATCCGGATCATGACGCCGGCCGATGCCACGCGCCTTTCGCTGGAGCGGATCAAGGAAGGCAAGGATACGATCTCTGTCACGGGGAACGTGTTGCGCGACTATCTGACGGACCTGTTCCCAATTCTCGAAATCGGAACGAGCGCCAAGATGCTCTCGATCGTGCCGTTGCTCAACGGCGGCGGTCTCTTCGAGACCGGTGCGGGCGGATCCGCTCCGAAACACGTGCAGCAGTTCCAGGAAGAAGGCTATTTGCGGTGGGATTCGCTTGGGGAATTCCTGGCGCTGGCCGCTTCACTGGAGCATTTGGCTAAAGTGGCCAACAATCCGGCGGCAAAAATGCTGGCGGATACCCTCGATCAGGCCAATGCCAAGTTCCTGGAAAGCAATAAGTCGCCTGCGCGTAAGGTCGGCGAGATCGATAACCGCGGCAGCCATTTCTATCTGGCGCTGTATTGGGCGCAGGCCTTGGCTCAGCAGACGCAAGATAAGAATCTGGCGGCACGCTTCGTCAAAGTTGCCAAGGAGATGGCGGACAATGAAGCGAAGATCGCCGGGGAGTTGATCGCGGCTCAGGGCAAGCCGGTCGATACCGGCGGCTACTATCATCCCGATGATGCGAAGGCCGCGAAGGCGATGCGCCCGAGCACGACGTTGAACGCGATCATCGACGCGATCGCATAG
- a CDS encoding 2Fe-2S iron-sulfur cluster-binding protein — protein sequence MAQEDTNVIDQPEVMKPRMVSIEISGKKYDVPEGITVIKALWYTGQEVVRGAGCLGGFCGACATYYRTKDDPKVRTCLACQMAVQDGMSFTIMPPFPARKATYDIHTLKDPKQDLFNLYPEAPLCRNCNACTEACPQKIDVREGVWKAVFGDFKSVSEMFMDCVMCGMCTPVCIADIAPNLVALYVSRAQGAHFAEKPLGLDVRIKEIQDGRFNEEWKKILAMSEKELADHCATVK from the coding sequence ATGGCACAAGAAGACACCAACGTAATCGATCAACCTGAGGTGATGAAGCCACGAATGGTCTCGATTGAGATCTCCGGCAAGAAGTACGACGTGCCGGAAGGGATCACCGTCATCAAGGCTCTCTGGTACACGGGACAGGAAGTGGTGCGGGGCGCCGGTTGCCTTGGCGGGTTCTGTGGTGCCTGTGCGACCTACTATCGGACTAAAGACGATCCCAAGGTGCGGACGTGCCTGGCCTGTCAAATGGCCGTGCAGGACGGCATGTCGTTCACCATCATGCCGCCGTTTCCCGCGCGCAAGGCAACGTACGATATCCACACGCTCAAGGATCCCAAGCAGGACCTCTTCAATCTCTATCCGGAAGCGCCACTCTGCCGGAACTGTAATGCCTGCACTGAAGCCTGTCCGCAGAAGATCGATGTGCGGGAAGGTGTCTGGAAAGCGGTCTTCGGTGATTTCAAGAGCGTGTCCGAGATGTTTATGGACTGTGTCATGTGCGGCATGTGCACGCCGGTTTGTATTGCCGACATTGCGCCCAATCTGGTGGCGCTCTATGTGAGCCGCGCGCAGGGCGCGCACTTTGCCGAAAAGCCGTTGGGGCTGGATGTGCGGATCAAGGAAATTCAGGACGGGCGTTTTAATGAGGAGTGGAAGAAGATCCTCGCCATGAGCGAAAAGGAACTTGCCGACCACTGTGCGACCGTAAAATAG
- a CDS encoding FAD-binding protein, which produces MDIHALQQIVHKTRDARRKQTIPKFSPADRDQLIHKYHPDYRASAYRPIRFGPNIDEKTVVELATLLEGDSLIQDDVDLTPDYTTDVLVIGGGGAGCAAALHAHGAGAKVMLATKLRLGDSNSVMAQGGMQISVAPEDSPVTHFLDTLKGGHMHNDHDLLKVMVDDGPAIAKWLIALGVLFDRQADGNLHVKKGGGSSKPRLLTCSDYTGLEIMRVLKDEVLNQKIQLLEFCAAVELLSDENGQCSGAIFKDLDNHRFVVVAAKSVILATGGIGRLHIQGFPTSNHYGATGDGLCLSYRMGAKLAHIDTFQYHPSGAVFPEQLVGQLVTEGIRSEGGHLVNAKGERFVNELDTRDVVSSSIIRECEEGRGIRTMSGRVGVWLDTPLLDAEHGPGTVEKHFPAMLMQFDRFGIDISKDPVLIYPTLHYQNGGVKIDTNSETNVKNLFVAGEVSGGLHGRNRLMGNSLLDLMVFGKRSGLTAAGRAGSMKQGKLTVQHLQRFRADAKKHGNLSNVISPMVLPAYTRKES; this is translated from the coding sequence ATGGATATTCACGCGCTCCAACAGATTGTGCACAAAACTCGGGATGCTCGCCGGAAGCAAACCATTCCCAAGTTTTCTCCTGCCGACCGCGACCAGCTGATTCATAAATATCATCCTGACTATCGGGCCAGTGCCTATCGCCCGATTCGGTTCGGTCCCAACATCGATGAAAAGACGGTCGTCGAGTTAGCCACGCTGCTCGAAGGGGACAGCCTGATTCAGGATGATGTGGATCTGACTCCGGACTACACCACCGACGTGCTCGTGATCGGTGGCGGCGGAGCCGGTTGCGCCGCGGCGCTGCATGCGCATGGAGCCGGCGCTAAAGTTATGCTGGCCACCAAACTCAGATTGGGCGATTCCAACAGCGTCATGGCACAGGGCGGGATGCAGATCTCCGTGGCGCCTGAGGATTCTCCCGTCACCCATTTCCTCGATACGCTTAAGGGCGGCCACATGCACAACGACCATGACCTGTTGAAGGTCATGGTAGATGACGGTCCTGCGATCGCTAAGTGGCTCATCGCGCTCGGCGTGTTATTTGACCGGCAGGCGGATGGCAATCTGCACGTGAAGAAGGGGGGCGGCAGTTCCAAGCCGCGGCTCCTGACCTGCTCCGATTACACCGGCCTTGAAATCATGCGGGTGCTCAAGGATGAAGTGCTGAATCAGAAGATTCAGCTGCTCGAATTCTGCGCGGCGGTGGAGTTGCTCAGCGATGAGAACGGCCAGTGCAGCGGCGCTATTTTCAAGGATCTGGACAATCACCGGTTTGTCGTCGTCGCGGCGAAGTCAGTGATTCTCGCGACCGGCGGCATCGGCCGGCTGCATATTCAAGGTTTCCCGACTAGCAATCACTATGGCGCCACCGGAGACGGGCTCTGCCTCTCCTACCGCATGGGCGCGAAGCTGGCGCATATCGACACATTCCAATATCACCCCTCAGGGGCGGTCTTCCCCGAACAGTTGGTCGGACAGTTGGTCACCGAAGGCATTCGCTCAGAAGGCGGCCATCTCGTCAATGCCAAGGGCGAACGATTTGTGAACGAACTCGATACCCGCGATGTCGTGTCGTCTTCCATCATCCGCGAGTGTGAAGAAGGCCGCGGTATCCGTACGATGTCCGGGCGCGTGGGCGTGTGGCTGGATACGCCCTTGCTCGATGCGGAGCACGGACCCGGTACGGTCGAGAAACACTTCCCTGCCATGCTGATGCAGTTCGATCGGTTTGGCATCGATATCAGCAAAGATCCGGTGTTGATCTATCCGACGCTGCATTATCAGAACGGCGGCGTGAAGATCGATACGAATTCGGAAACCAACGTGAAAAATTTGTTCGTGGCGGGCGAAGTTTCCGGGGGCCTGCACGGACGCAATCGATTGATGGGGAATTCGCTGCTCGACCTAATGGTGTTCGGCAAGCGCTCAGGCTTGACGGCCGCCGGGCGCGCCGGCTCCATGAAGCAGGGCAAGCTGACCGTGCAGCATCTGCAGCGGTTCCGGGCCGATGCGAAGAAACACGGCAACCTGAGCAATGTCATCTCGCCCATGGTCCTCCCGGCCTACACCAGAAAAGAGAGCTAA
- a CDS encoding citrate/2-methylcitrate synthase produces the protein MSILANNDTYVVIQGGVAGVNAARRMAEFCYLIKRSLNVLAFVYPPDAGKTHEIPYGSGLVAVPIYKTVAEATKNHPQINTSLVYIGADRAMKGGMEALDDTHIKVVSMITEGVPEKDAKILGAHARKLGKVFNGPSSIGIVSAGSCRLGVIGGAFDNLVLSKLYREGSFGVITKSGGLSNEIIWICSQFADGITTAIGIGGDAYPGTDYVSYLEMFENDPQTKAVVIVGEMGGDLEERAAEWYGAKKRRVKLMAVVSGFCQESLPKGMKFGHAGAKEGLKGEGSARSKSDALKKSGAIVPATFGALGPAIKDVYQELLKSGQVKEPVEPATLPKLPKSIEAAMKANEVMVTPLIRTTISDDRGDEPCYDGYPASELINKGYEIPHVVGLLWDKRLISKQEAEIIKRIMMLSADHGPCVSGALGTIIAACAGIGMSQSVAAGLIMIGPRFGGAVTDAGRFFKYAVDNKMTVDEFLTYMKKNHGPVPGIGHRVKSLRNPDKRVKELVGYVKSLPIKTPCLDFALQVEQVTAAKKDNLILNVDGTMAAVLVDIGFPVDSLNGFFILSRTIGLIGHWVDQKRQDSRLIRLFDYLVNYAAPKRREVPPLK, from the coding sequence ATGAGTATCCTGGCAAACAACGATACCTATGTAGTCATTCAGGGCGGCGTGGCTGGCGTCAACGCCGCGCGCCGAATGGCCGAGTTCTGCTACCTGATCAAGCGTTCGCTGAACGTCCTGGCCTTTGTCTATCCGCCGGATGCCGGCAAGACGCATGAGATTCCCTACGGCAGCGGCCTGGTTGCGGTCCCTATCTATAAAACAGTTGCCGAAGCTACCAAGAACCATCCTCAGATCAACACCAGCCTTGTCTACATCGGTGCCGACCGTGCCATGAAGGGCGGGATGGAAGCTCTCGACGATACGCACATCAAGGTTGTGTCGATGATCACGGAAGGCGTGCCTGAGAAGGATGCCAAGATTCTTGGAGCCCATGCCAGAAAGCTCGGCAAGGTCTTTAACGGCCCCTCGTCGATTGGTATCGTATCAGCCGGCTCCTGTCGTCTCGGTGTGATCGGCGGCGCATTCGACAACCTTGTCCTGTCCAAGCTCTATCGCGAAGGTTCCTTCGGAGTCATCACCAAGTCAGGCGGTCTCTCCAACGAAATTATCTGGATCTGCTCACAGTTCGCCGACGGCATCACGACGGCCATCGGCATCGGCGGCGATGCCTATCCGGGAACGGACTATGTGAGCTATCTCGAAATGTTTGAGAATGATCCGCAGACGAAAGCCGTCGTCATTGTCGGCGAAATGGGCGGCGATCTCGAAGAGCGTGCGGCCGAGTGGTACGGCGCGAAAAAACGCCGCGTGAAGTTGATGGCCGTCGTCTCCGGCTTCTGTCAAGAAAGTTTGCCAAAGGGAATGAAGTTCGGTCACGCGGGCGCGAAGGAAGGATTGAAGGGCGAAGGGTCGGCCCGTTCCAAGTCCGATGCCCTCAAGAAGTCCGGCGCGATTGTGCCGGCGACCTTCGGGGCGCTCGGCCCGGCGATCAAGGATGTTTATCAGGAGCTGTTGAAGTCCGGCCAGGTGAAAGAACCGGTCGAGCCTGCGACATTGCCGAAATTGCCCAAGAGTATTGAAGCGGCCATGAAGGCCAATGAAGTCATGGTCACCCCGCTGATTCGTACCACGATCAGCGATGATCGCGGCGATGAGCCCTGCTACGACGGGTATCCCGCTTCCGAGCTCATCAACAAGGGCTACGAAATTCCCCATGTCGTCGGACTCTTGTGGGACAAGCGATTGATCTCCAAGCAGGAAGCCGAAATCATCAAGCGCATTATGATGCTTTCCGCTGATCATGGCCCTTGCGTGAGCGGAGCGTTGGGGACGATCATCGCGGCCTGTGCCGGGATCGGCATGTCTCAGTCGGTAGCCGCCGGGCTCATCATGATCGGCCCGCGTTTCGGCGGTGCCGTCACCGATGCCGGACGGTTCTTTAAATACGCGGTCGATAATAAGATGACCGTCGATGAATTCCTGACCTATATGAAGAAGAACCATGGTCCGGTGCCTGGTATCGGCCATCGTGTGAAGAGCTTGCGCAATCCAGACAAGCGGGTGAAGGAGTTGGTAGGGTATGTGAAGAGCTTGCCCATCAAGACCCCCTGTCTCGATTTTGCGTTGCAGGTCGAGCAGGTCACGGCGGCAAAGAAAGATAACTTGATTCTGAACGTGGACGGAACGATGGCGGCCGTGTTGGTCGATATCGGATTCCCGGTCGATAGTTTGAACGGCTTCTTCATCCTCTCGCGGACGATCGGATTGATCGGTCACTGGGTGGATCAGAAGCGTCAGGACAGCCGCCTGATCAGGTTGTTCGATTATCTGGTGAACTACGCGGCCCCCAAACGGCGCGAAGTGCCGCCGTTGAAATAA
- the sucC gene encoding ADP-forming succinate--CoA ligase subunit beta: MNVHEFQAKQLFAQFGVPVPRGKEVTSPEAATAWATELNTPVFVVKAQIHAGGRGKAGGVKITKDKAAVAGLAKELIGKTLVTHQTGPKGRQVHRLLLEEGANISKELYLSILVDRDSGWPVFIASTEGGMEIEEVAEKTPEKIIKELIDPAVGFQAYNGRNVAFALGLNAIEPAVMNPFIQMMGNLYRMFMEKHAAMVEINPLIITKEKTIVALDGKVSFDDNALFKHADVQQMRDLNEEEPLEIEAGANNLNYVKLDGNIGCMVNGAGLAMATMDVIKLAGSEPANFLDVGGGATKETVAAGFRILLKDPNVKGIFINIFGGIVRCERIANGVIEAAKEVKITVPLVVRLQGTNAEEGRKLLAESGLKLEVANDLWEAAQKIVKLTGKAA, encoded by the coding sequence ATGAATGTGCATGAGTTTCAGGCGAAGCAGTTGTTTGCGCAGTTCGGAGTGCCGGTCCCGCGCGGGAAAGAAGTCACGTCTCCGGAAGCGGCGACGGCTTGGGCCACGGAGCTGAACACGCCGGTGTTCGTCGTGAAGGCGCAGATCCATGCGGGTGGGCGCGGCAAGGCGGGCGGCGTCAAGATCACCAAGGATAAGGCGGCTGTAGCAGGTCTGGCCAAGGAATTGATCGGCAAGACGCTGGTCACGCACCAGACTGGTCCCAAGGGCCGTCAGGTCCATCGGCTCCTGCTCGAAGAAGGCGCGAACATCAGCAAAGAATTGTATCTGAGCATTCTGGTGGACCGCGATTCCGGATGGCCCGTATTCATCGCCAGCACCGAAGGCGGGATGGAAATCGAAGAGGTCGCGGAAAAAACACCCGAAAAAATCATCAAGGAATTGATCGATCCCGCCGTGGGCTTCCAGGCCTACAACGGCCGCAACGTGGCGTTCGCCCTCGGTCTCAATGCGATCGAGCCGGCCGTGATGAATCCCTTCATCCAGATGATGGGGAATCTCTATCGCATGTTCATGGAGAAGCATGCGGCGATGGTGGAGATCAACCCGCTTATCATCACCAAAGAAAAGACGATTGTCGCGCTCGACGGCAAAGTGTCCTTCGATGACAACGCGTTGTTCAAGCATGCCGATGTGCAACAAATGCGCGATCTCAACGAAGAAGAGCCGCTGGAAATCGAAGCCGGCGCGAACAATCTGAATTACGTCAAGCTGGACGGCAACATCGGCTGCATGGTGAACGGTGCGGGTCTCGCCATGGCGACGATGGATGTGATCAAGCTGGCGGGCAGCGAGCCGGCGAATTTTCTGGATGTCGGCGGCGGCGCGACCAAAGAGACGGTAGCCGCTGGGTTCAGAATTCTCCTCAAGGATCCGAACGTCAAAGGCATCTTTATCAACATTTTCGGCGGAATCGTGCGCTGTGAGCGTATTGCCAACGGCGTCATCGAAGCGGCCAAGGAAGTCAAGATTACAGTGCCGTTAGTGGTGCGTCTCCAAGGGACGAATGCCGAAGAAGGCCGCAAGCTATTGGCGGAGTCTGGTCTGAAGCTGGAAGTGGCCAATGATTTGTGGGAAGCGGCGCAGAAGATCGTGAAGCTGACCGGAAAAGCGGCGTAA
- a CDS encoding aconitate hydratase, whose product MSMDLAKNLYAKMPAVFAKARKKFGRGLTLADKILVSHADNFDTQTWDRGKAMLALRPDRVAMQDATAQMAMLQFMQANKAQAAVPSTIHCDHLIRAEMGSEKDLLRAMDENKEVYNFLASAAKKYGIGFWKPGAGIIHQVVLENYAFPGSLIIGTDSHTPNGGGLGGLAIGVGGADAGEVMAGLPWEVLHPKLIGIRLTGKLSGWASPKDVILYLCGLLTVKGGTNKIVEYFGPGAETISATGKGTICNMGAELGATTSVFPFDQKMVAYLNITDRADLANLAMANKELLVSDPEVAQAPEKYYDQIVEVDLSKLEPHVVGPHTPDLARPISKMAAEAKEKGYPIEVKAALIGSCTNSSYEDISRSAHIAKQGMKAGLKAKASFLVSPGSERIYHTMKRDGFLDTFEQLGGTVLSNSCGPCIGQWKRADGVKGKADSIVSSFNRNFPGRNDGINETLSFLASPEVVTAYALSGDLGFDPVNGTLKGADGKEFKLEPPQGEELPAKGFAKGEEGFVAPAENGDGLTVDIPPTSERLQLLQPFPRWDGKDFEKLPLLIKTKGKTTTDHISPAGPWLKFRGHLDKISDNMFLGANNAFSSEPGKGTNVLTGESNLTMAQIARAYKAKEIGSIVVGDENYGEGSSREHAAMSPRFLNVKVVLVKGFARIHETNLKKQGILALTFADPKDYEKIEQQDRISVTGLNSLAPGKPVQVTIHKADGTALTIQANHSITEQQIAWFKAGSALNALN is encoded by the coding sequence ATGTCGATGGATTTAGCAAAAAATCTGTATGCCAAGATGCCGGCCGTGTTTGCCAAAGCCAGAAAGAAATTCGGTCGCGGCCTGACGCTGGCTGACAAGATTTTGGTCTCCCACGCGGATAACTTTGATACGCAGACCTGGGATCGCGGCAAGGCGATGCTGGCGTTGCGCCCGGATCGTGTGGCGATGCAGGATGCGACGGCGCAGATGGCCATGTTGCAATTCATGCAGGCGAATAAGGCGCAGGCGGCCGTTCCGAGCACCATTCATTGTGATCACTTGATCCGTGCCGAAATGGGTTCCGAGAAGGACCTGCTGCGCGCGATGGACGAGAACAAGGAAGTCTATAACTTTCTCGCGTCCGCTGCGAAGAAGTATGGGATTGGATTTTGGAAGCCAGGCGCCGGCATCATTCACCAGGTCGTGCTGGAGAACTATGCATTCCCCGGAAGTTTGATCATCGGGACCGACTCCCACACGCCGAACGGCGGTGGATTGGGCGGATTGGCCATTGGTGTCGGCGGTGCGGATGCCGGCGAAGTCATGGCCGGACTGCCCTGGGAAGTGCTCCATCCGAAGTTGATTGGTATTCGCCTGACCGGCAAGTTGAGCGGCTGGGCCTCGCCCAAAGACGTCATTCTGTATCTCTGCGGTCTGCTCACGGTCAAGGGCGGCACCAACAAGATCGTCGAATACTTCGGCCCCGGTGCCGAAACCATCAGCGCGACCGGCAAAGGCACGATTTGCAACATGGGTGCGGAACTCGGTGCTACCACATCGGTATTCCCCTTCGATCAAAAAATGGTGGCCTACCTGAACATCACCGATCGCGCGGACCTTGCCAATCTCGCCATGGCGAACAAGGAATTACTCGTCTCGGATCCGGAAGTCGCGCAAGCGCCGGAGAAGTACTACGATCAGATCGTCGAAGTGGACTTGTCGAAGCTGGAGCCGCATGTGGTTGGTCCGCATACGCCAGATCTCGCCAGGCCCATCTCCAAAATGGCTGCCGAAGCGAAGGAAAAGGGCTATCCCATCGAAGTGAAGGCGGCTCTTATCGGCAGCTGTACGAACTCCTCCTATGAAGACATCAGCCGGTCGGCGCATATCGCCAAGCAGGGGATGAAGGCCGGTCTGAAGGCGAAGGCGTCGTTCCTCGTGTCGCCGGGTTCCGAGCGGATTTATCACACGATGAAGCGCGATGGATTCCTGGATACTTTCGAGCAACTGGGCGGAACCGTGTTGTCGAACTCCTGCGGTCCCTGCATCGGGCAGTGGAAGCGGGCTGATGGAGTGAAGGGCAAGGCGGATTCGATCGTCAGTTCCTTCAATCGGAATTTCCCCGGCCGCAACGACGGCATCAACGAAACCTTGTCGTTCCTTGCCAGCCCTGAAGTGGTGACGGCGTACGCGTTGTCCGGTGACTTGGGGTTCGATCCGGTCAATGGCACTCTCAAGGGTGCGGACGGAAAAGAATTCAAGCTGGAACCACCACAGGGAGAAGAGCTTCCTGCCAAGGGCTTTGCGAAGGGTGAAGAAGGCTTTGTGGCCCCGGCTGAGAATGGCGATGGACTCACCGTCGATATTCCGCCCACCAGCGAGCGCTTGCAGCTCTTGCAGCCGTTCCCTCGTTGGGACGGGAAGGATTTCGAGAAGTTGCCGCTCTTGATTAAGACCAAGGGGAAGACCACCACCGACCATATTTCACCGGCCGGTCCCTGGCTGAAGTTCCGCGGCCACCTCGACAAGATCAGCGACAATATGTTCTTAGGTGCCAATAACGCGTTTTCGTCTGAGCCTGGCAAGGGGACCAATGTCCTGACCGGCGAATCCAACCTGACCATGGCGCAGATTGCCCGGGCTTACAAAGCCAAGGAAATCGGCTCGATCGTGGTCGGCGATGAGAATTACGGCGAAGGCAGCAGCCGCGAGCACGCCGCGATGTCACCGCGGTTTCTGAACGTCAAAGTGGTGCTGGTCAAAGGCTTCGCGCGCATCCATGAAACGAATTTGAAGAAACAGGGGATCTTGGCGTTGACCTTCGCTGACCCGAAGGATTACGAGAAGATCGAGCAGCAGGACCGCATCAGTGTGACGGGGCTGAACAGCCTGGCTCCCGGCAAGCCGGTGCAGGTGACGATACACAAGGCGGATGGCACGGCGCTCACCATCCAGGCGAACCACAGCATCACGGAGCAACAGATTGCGTGGTTCAAGGCTGGTTCGGCGTTGAACGCGCTGAACTAA